In a genomic window of Polypterus senegalus isolate Bchr_013 chromosome 13, ASM1683550v1, whole genome shotgun sequence:
- the LOC120543114 gene encoding LITAF domain-containing protein-like yields MERAPSTPANPQYPAQSVSSYSAQGGLYPTAPTELQASVPPPYQGAPIVMAPPVMVQPAVTYNVINATLLDVPGQAICPKCNRQVLTDTKPVSGALTWISCSLIAFCGGILGCCCIPFCLNRCKDVQHTCPHCQQLLFIYKRM; encoded by the exons ATGGAGAGGGCACCAAGCACACCGGCAAACCCCCAATACCCAGCTCAGTCAGTCAGCTCCTACTCAGCACAAGGAGGGTTGTACCCGACTGCGCCCACAG AACTCCAGGCCTCTGTTCCGCCACCTTACCAGGGTGCACCGATTGTGATGGCACCACCAGTGATGGTACAGCCAGCAG TGACCTACAATGTGATCAACGCGACCCTTCTGGACGTTCCTGGACAAGCCATCTGTCCCAAGTGCAACCGGCAGGTCCTCACCGACACAAAACCTGTCTCAGGTGCCCTCACCTGGATCTCATGCAGCCTAATCGCCTTTTGTGG GGGTATTCTGGGCTGCTGCTGCATTCCTTTCTGTTTGAACCGTTGCAAGGATGTGCAGCACACGTGCCCCCACTGCCAACAGCTGCTCTTCATCTACAAGCGCATGTGA